The Brassica oleracea var. oleracea cultivar TO1000 chromosome C6, BOL, whole genome shotgun sequence genomic interval ATACAAATGTGCTTGGAGATCAAAGGAATCTACTAAAATATTTGAAAGTGTGGACTATACCGTGCTATATCAACTGCGATTTTCATCCTAAGCTGCCAAGTTAAACCTGAACCTTGACTAGGCCCTTCAAGTGTATGTCCAAAAGAAGTAGAATCAAAAATCAGAAGATGTCAAAAATATTGAACAAAATGGTGGAACATCTCCTTTACCATGCAACTGACTCTCTAAAGATCCATTCTGCATCATCTCATAGACAATACATCTCGTTTGGCGATAGACGCTAAACCCCAACATGGAGATTATGTTCTGATGCTTGATCTTAGCCAACCAATCTACCTCATTCTGCATTATAGTTTAACAACAACAAAAAAAAAAAAAAGAAAGAGTTATGGTTTATCGAATGGTTCAATACTGTGGAAGGAATCATTGTGGTTCAAACTGATCAAAACCTCAAACTGTTTTTCAATAATCCCACCACCACCACCACCATCAAGTCTCTTCACAGTGACAGAGGACTTTTCATCGAGACAAGCTTTGTAAAGACATCCACGACCACCTCGGCTCAACACATTGCTCTCGCTAAACTTGTTTGTTGCAGACTCCAGCAGTTGATATTCATAGACAGGGATAGTTCCTTTCGTCACAGAGTCAATTTTGTGTGCAATCGGCTTCGTGGACACACTACTCCTCACAGAATCTTTATATAATAAGCAAAGAAGCAAAGATAAGCAGCAACAAAACCCAATATAATTTTAATTACATTGTAATAAAAGATGATAATAAGAAGAGTTATTACCAGGATGATGATTTGGGTTGATCCCGGTGAAGCTGTTCTTCATATAACTGTACCTCCAAAGCAAGAGGTAGAGAAGCAACATGACTGTGACACAGAGGAGTGTTGATGAGGCTATGAGAGCAATAAGAATCTTCTTGTTCAAGTCCTGACGAAGCACCACTTTAACAATGGGAGGCCCTGAGAAACAAAAAAAAAAAAAAGAATTAAACTCCAATCTGATTCAGAAAGTTTTCATTTGTTCTTCGGGAAATAGTAACTAATTCAAGTAAATGCGATTCCTTTTAGGCTTCCTCTGTTAATGAATAACATGGAGGAAGATTAAAAACTGATACTTTTTACCTGGGGACTGAGCTCGCACTGGCGGAGAATAAGCCTGAGAAATAGGGATTTCTTGGGAAGTAGATGAAACGAAAACAGCGAGCGAGAAGAAGGAGAAACAGAGAACCCAAATGGGTACCGAAGACCTCAACATTTCTTGCTTCTTCTTCTACTTTCGTCTTTGTTTTATGGAGATTAAAGGAAATCTTGTGTGGAGATGGAGACAAGAGAGGAGGACACTGTTGGGTTTGAGAAACAGAGAGACAAGGACAAATGTATTACTAGTTTTGTCTTCATGTGGCAGTTATGAAAGGGTGTGGAACCATAAGAATAAAGAGAGTGCCCTCAAACCCGAACGTGGGGTGATATGACGTGGAATTGTAACCTTTTGTTTAATCTTTTTTTCTTCAGGATTACGAAAGATTTAACATCCCCATGTAACTGTAAGAATTAAGATGATGCAACTATGCCGCCTGATAATATAAATATTTTTTTTTTACCAATGTGTCATCTTTCATACGTAAAGCTACAAAAGAAAGATCAGTTCTGTAAGTAACTTTTTAATAAAGTATGATCTGATATATACAGAAGAAGAAAAAAAAGGAATATAGTAATAGATTATGTAATCTCTATAGATTTGTTTGCATCGAGGCACATTAATCCAAAATGATTCGATTGGGATCAGAAGGACAAGTCCTAGTTGAAGTGTAAATCCAACAAAATAATTTTATTTTCTAACTTTTGTTTTAAAGAAAGCTCCAAAAAGTTCTGACTTCTGAGCATTTTTTCATGTGAACTTTCTACGTCAACTTTCATTACCGACACAAGGTAGTGGGACCAGTCAACCACAAAAATGGACTACCAGCGGGCCTTCAAAGTGCACTATACAATTGTATTGGGCCATAAAAAGGCTCAAAGATTTAAAATTATTTCGTAATTTCTGAAAGGAAACGTGGGACCCAGTGATCATTTGAGCTTAGGAGATACTTTCTCCTTTGCTTTTTATCTTCTCCGATCAAAATCTGGAGAGGGAGTGGAGTGAGGAAAATGGATCTACCTGAAGAATGTTGGGAGCTGATCTTTCGATTCATCGACGAAGACGACGACCATCGATCCCTCGAATCTCTCTCCCTCGTATCCGCCTCATTCCTCTCCATCGCCAACCGCGTTCGCTCCACCTTCACCATCACCGATCGCACTCTCCCCTTTCTCAACCGCCACCTCCTTCGCTTCCACAACCTGAGGCGCGTCAGGTTCCACGACTTCCACGGAGATATAAACTCGATCCTCCTGCAGATTTCCCTTTCCGGTTTAGATTTGGAATCGCTCGATATCTCAGGAATGCAGTACTTTCCAGATTTGAAGAAGAAGATGAGCAGCAACATGAAGGAGTTTAGCTGCTCTGGAGTCTTGGAGCTCCGAGAAAACGACCTCGTTTCGATCGGAGTGTGCTTCCCGTCTCTCCAGAAGCTGGACATAAGCTACCCTGAATCTCTTCCTTGCCCCGTCTTTGATTCCGCGATCATCAGCCTCTCTTCCAATCTCAAGAACCTCTTGAAGATCGACGTCTCTGGTAACAACCTCATCACGGATAAGTCTTTGCTGTCTCTATCGGAGAACTGTGTCCTTTTAAGAGAAATCATCTTCCGTGATTGTGATTTCGTTTCGTCCCGCTGCATCGAGTTCGTTCTGCGTAATTCTCGTTACTTGGAGTCTCTTGCGATCAACGGAATCGGATGGAGGCCGAGGGAAAGTTTCTCCAAGGACGCCTTCTTGTTGTGCCGTTGTTTGTCTGAGCTTGATCTCTCCGATTCGTTTCTGTCTGATGAGTTGCTTCGTTTGATTGCTGACGCCGAGCTTCCTCTGAAGAAGATTGTTCTCTCCAATTGTCAGTGTCTAACGTTTGATGGGGTATTGTATCTGCTGACCAAGTATCAGACTTTAGCTCACTTGAATCTTGAAGGATCTAGTTTCCTCTCTGATGAGATGATTTTGGAACTGGTGGTGTTCCTTGGGAGTCTAACCTTTGTGAACTTCAGTTTTTGTGCCAAGTTAACTGGTGTGTCATTCTTCAACATCGTTGAAAGATGTGTTTCCCTCCAGTGCATGAGAATGGAAGGGACCAATTTTGGAGTGGAAGACGATTCCAAGGAACTGGGTGTCAAGTCAAGGATCAAGTCTTTGTACATATCTGGAAACCACAACTTGAGAGATGAGTGTCTCCTCAAGATATCACGCCATTGCCCTTTTGTACAAACTCTTGAAGTTGATCATTGTCCTGCCATCACTGGAGATGGGGTGCTTGAAGTCTTGAGGAATTGTGGCGAGCTAACATCTTTGGATATAAGCGGATGCACTGGCATAAGGAGTCTTGATGCGCTAGACTTTGAGCTTCCAAAGCTGGAGTCTTTAAGAGCATGTGGAACTTGGATCGACAACCAAGCCCTAGGTTTTATCAGCAAAAGATGTCCAAGGTTGTTGCGTCTTCATCTGAAAGGATGCTTGAACGTGACATCAAGAGGTGTGAAGGAAATTGTGCAGAGCTGCACACGTTTAAGAGAAATAAACCTTTCCAACTGTCAAGTTGATGATGGAATTTTCATTTGGATGGTTTGTGCTAATCCATCTCTTAGAAAAATTGTGCCGCCATGTTGTTTTTCTCCAACTAAAGACCTCCACAAATTCTTGCTACGCCATGGATGTGTGATCTGCCAAGAGATTCCATAGCAAACCCCTGCCAATAGAAGAATCTGCAAAATGGTCTAAATGAACATATATATCTCACTTTCCATGTTTAAGTTGTTGATTTTTATTCAAATGTTAAGCCATTATTCTCATGTTTATCGATGATGGAAGTAAAACATCACAACATTGCAAATCAAAGCCAGAAAAGTCGTAACAAAAAGTTAAGAACAGAGTCAAACGTAAAAAAATACATATAAAAGCAAGTTTGAAGTGGAAGACAATAAAGTTCCCACAATGTTATCAAATTTTAACTTTATTATCAAACTTCCCACAATGTTAGACTCTTTGCCTAAACAGCATGCAACATTAACTGTAGTAGAACAACTTTCCTCTGCCAAAATGATGGACAAGAGAGACCCACATTATCTCTTTTGACAAAATGAAAGAACAAAAAGAGTGTTTTACTGTGAGGTCACGATTCATTGTGTCACTTGCATCAAGAAGTTTAAAACTTGTAATCTGGGTTGTCACGAAGTCCGAGCTTTGACAGTGAAAGGCAGTAAGAATCCCAGTCCGTTCGTCTCATATACTTGAGCAGTTTCTTCCGTCTATGCACCATTGCTATCAGTCCCTTCTTCGAATGTTTGTCCTAGATTACGTTACATAGGATACGCGATTGATTACGTTACACTATAAAAACTGCCAGTAGAAGCTTCAGAAGAGAACAAAAGATGATTAAAAGCTTACCTTTTTATGTAGAACAGAGGACAGATGCTTGATCTTAGTAGTCAGTTGTGCCACTACAAAGAAGAAGAAAAAAATAGAGATTACTAAACAATAATGTGACACAGGAAATGACATCTGATCAACCGATTAGGTTAGCCTTGTGAATGTAAAATCGTCTCTGATAACTTAATGCAAACATTGATCGAAACTCATTTAGAAGGATTCAATATACCTTGAACACGTGCAGAACCACAATCAGATTCCGACATCTTGAACTCTTCTCTGACCTTTGCAAGCTCGATTTTCATCTTCTCCGCAGATGACATGTTATCCGGGTGGAAATACTGCGATTGTTTTTGCGCATGCATAACATAGTCAATGTCATAACATTCTGTAAAAAAAAAAAAAGCTTAAAGATTCAAGAACTAAGAAGAAAAGGAAGACTTACAGTTTGAACTAGCTCATCTTTCGGAGGCTCAAGCAAATACTTTGGGGTACCATTTAAAACGCTGAAAAAATCCAAGTTCTGAACTGCAAGCAAATTAACCTTCATTTTAAAATCACAATCAATGAGCAACAAACCAAAACCAAAACCAAGAACTAAGCAACGACATCAAGCCACAAGCTTCTTTTGTTGTCACATAGTAGTTCACAAGTAAGAGATGGACCAGTATAGCATCACTTTAGCTGTTATATTCACAGTAGTTCACCAAGTACGAGATAGAGAGGTTTTATCATAATCAACATAAGAATTCTCCAATCCTATTACTTGAAAGGAACTTAAATCTAAACATTCTAACAGCTAAAGTCTAAAACACTGTCACAGAGGGGGAAGTAAGAGAGAGTTTGTGAACGTACAGGCTTGTGATTTTCTAGCTTGTTGAATCTCAGACCTCAGATCATCGAAGGCAATCCCCTTCCTCGCTCCCTGCGCTGCTGCCTCTTCCACCTCTCTCAGCTTAACAAGCCTCTGGTTCAGCTCCTGCAACGAGAACCAACCTTCTTCTCTCTTCCCCTCTGGTCTGTACTGTCTTAGAATCTCCCCCAGTTCTTTAGTGTTGTAGCTCTTGATAAACTCCGACTTCATCTCCTCTGAATCATCTCCCATCTTCTTCCTTTCCTCTATCTCCTCCCCGAACACTGAAATGGGCAACCCCTCTCCCCCACCGAACACGTTTGAACGGACATTACCACTGTCTTTTGCCTTCATAATGCTCTGGAGGCTTGATAGGTTTGACCATCTGGTCTCTTGTGGCCTCATCTGCCTCAAGTTTTTCTTTAAGTTTTCAAAAGGCGAACCTTCGACCTTACCAGCCCCCAAATCTCCCGACTTTGATAGCACGTTCTGCTTGTACAGATCCTGCAAATCCCTCGCCGGAGGAGCTGCTGCTCTGCGTCGGAACTCGTTGAGATTCCTCCTGACATCCTGAAAATCTCCGCCGGAACCGGAAAAGGAGGGAGCTTTGGGATCGAATCCGGCTAATTGTCTCCTCCCGTCTTGAGCCTGATGCTGGGGTTGCTGTTTCAAGCTGCTTTTGATGCCACTGAAGTAGGAAGAGATTTTGAAATCCGACGGTGACTGAGAAGGTTGTTGTTCGCCAGATTCGTTCCCGTCTTGAGGAGATGCGGAGGAGGAGGAGGTTGAGAAGAGATGAATCAGGTATGGGTTAGAATGGAGCCTTTGTTTGCGTCTGGCGAGATGAAACGCCATTGAAACTGATCTCTGACGGCTCTGAAATGCTTTCCTTAGGGTTTTAAGTGTGTAGTGTAGTCGTTGATGATGGAGAGAGATGAAAAATGATGAACTCAGTCCGGTTATCTACAAACCGAAATTGGCCACGTGATTTTTTAAACCGGGTTAGGAGGAAACTTTCGGTAAAAGTAAATGTCAAATCTAACCCATCATCATAGCTACTGACTTTGGAAGATTTTTTATTAGCTAGGTCTGGTTTTTTTACTAGCTATGTCAGGTTTTTTTGTACATTAAATTAGATTACAATATCAACAGGATAACATGTTGTAGTACATGTTCTTTCAGATATAACATGTCATTCAGATTTAAATATAGTGAGACTGAAATGGTTTCATTGAAAAAAGGATTAGAGATGAATTTCAAGCCTCTAGTATATGAATGAATTATGAAGTACAGTAAATGATAAGATAATGTTTGTTTTATACTGTAATTTCTCTACCGTGCTGACAAAAAATGTAATGATAGAATCCAAGTGCTCTCTCTCATATCAGTCATTCATTCATTCATTCGATCCCTACTCCTACTACTACAGTTCAAACACACGAAGAATAAGAACCTTGCTACAAATGGTCTATGCCACGCATGTACTTAAAGCGGGTCCCACACTTATCAAGAAAAAGAGAAATATAAAAATATAGTTCTAAGTAGTATTATTATATAACAAAAAAATCCACCCATTAAATTTGCCACAGAGCTGCTTCCTTCCTACTTTTTCGCCACCATCTCTCTCCAAAGCTGTTGACGATTCCGACTATGTTGTCCGCCGAAAACTGGACTCGAGTGGCCATGTCTGACGATTCTCTGGTAGCCGACGCGCTGCTTCAGCTCCGCCACTCGAAACCCCCACCATCTCCTGTCAAGCTGAAATGGAGTGTGCGTCAACGGAGATCGAAAAAAGGTGACCAACCGCGAGCTAGCCCTACCAGCCCTTTAACCTGGAGCGGTGGTGGTGGTGCTACCACTGTGGACGGCCTTGAGGAGTCCAGCGTCGCCGTAAAACCCTCTGAGACCTTTGGATCTAAGGTTTGTCCGATCTTTTATTTGGTTTTCTCGATTTAAAAACTCCGTGGTGGTGGCCGTAGAGTCGTATGAACTGTTTCGTTTGCGTCTGTCACGAATATAATATAATCCCTCGTGAAGCGGCGTTTTAGTGGTTTTCTTTTCTGCGTTTTTTCTCTTCACGTAATTATTAAGAGTTTCCTTGTTGTTTGGGCTGGTCTATTACCAATTAGTCCCTTGGCTTTACGCACGACCAGACTTTTTAGTTGTTCACTTGTGTGTATTTTCGTCTTTTAGGATCCATTGGGCTTACTCTTTGATCATCATGTAGGTACACCGACTTTTTGTTGACCCAAATATCCCCACTGTGGACTCAAACTTTAGCTTCTTTCTTTCTTTTCCAAGAAACTAAACCCATCTTTCTCGTTAGATTTAGTTGTCTTCTTGGAAACACTTCTCGATTTGAGTTTAAAAACTGATAATATTCGGTGATCTCTGCTTTTTTGCAAACAAAGAGTCACGTTTCCTTACTTTTTTGATGAATCCCAGTCATCTCTCTTTCTGCTTTTGTGGAAGGACCAGAAAGCCCTCAAAGCATGGGAGGTGTTTGCGGTAAAAGTCACCGATGCAGACTTCAAGTGCTAACGAGTAGAATAAAAAAAATACATTCATTCCTTACCATTCTAATGAGTCCGAAACTACCTATTGGCATGAGTGGATTAGATGCGTGTGTGGTAGGGTTTAGTGGGGAGGGTTGTTATCAGATAGTAACCAAGTATGGACACACTGCCAGCGATCAAAGTTACAAGTGATTGTTGTTCTTGTGATTCGTCCGCCAAGTTTATATTGAAGACAGTACCATTTAGTTAAGCATGACGTGTGAACGTGACGACCATACGCGTCTCTCATTAGTCACGATCCACTCACGTGATACTATTTTAAAAAATAAATAATATCTTTTTTTTTTTTTTTTTTGAGGGTATTATAAGTTGTTGACCAAAAAAGATTCTGTATTCACTTTAGAAGTTTAAATGGTAACTAGAGTTGATTCGTTTATTTCCACCTTATGGTGCCTCTAATGTGTGTGGTCTTTGAATGGTAGGTGTGTGGTCTTGAATGGTAGGTGTGTGGTTTCTTTATATACTTATAAACAAAACTTAATTGTTTTTATGGTGTAATTTTGGTGTGATAGTTAATTGAATATTTGATTTTTGAGCTGCCTTTATCTGGTGTTGTCGTAAGTCGTAATCCATAATCCGAATTTTGGGTTTGGTTGGTTGTCCAGGTTTTTCAAACGAGTGCAATAACAATAACAACAACTCTGTTTAAGAGATCAAGGAAGAAAAAGGTAAAAACCGAAAAGCATGTCTCTCTATTTACTGGCACTACTGTACTAATGAATCTTATCTTTCTAATTCTAGATAGATATCATTACATATTGACTGATTTCTCTAATATTGTTGTGTACAGACTTTGGGTGAGCTTAAAGATGAGGAAGTCATGCTCCAGAAGGAAAGTAAAGCCCTGAAAAATGTACAAACCTTCTTTTGGCCCGCTTCTTATGTCTCTATGTATTAGGTGTGTGTGCTAATCTTAGAATTGGTTATTCTTTTTTTCTCGAATCAGGAATTAGCAAGTATGCGTGATTTGGTGGAACAGCAAAGAGCAAGAAACAATGCTCTTAAGAAGATGAAGGTGAGCCTATCTTTGTCTCTCTCTAGACAATCACCATTTTTTGTTTGTTTCCTTGCTCTCTAGACATTATCAACATGTAACTAATCAAGTTAGATCATATTCATATGTATACAGGCTGAATCACAATCTGGCTTGTCCTGCAAACGTGCCTTGGAACAAGGTTCCTTCTTCTTGCTCCCTGACCTAAACATGCCACTAGATACCGAAACAAGCCCTGAAGTTATTTCCTGAACGACGAGCCATAAGCAATAATATTATTCTTTTGTTTTTCCCATCACACCCAAATAACTTTACCACACCTTCCACAAACCTCTTTTTAACAGTTACAATATGAAGAAAGATAGATTGCCCCTGTATATCCTTCCTCATCCGTTGGCCATTTCCCGGGGCCGTAGTAGAAGATTAGGCCTCAAGGGGGGAGAGTGTTTCGAGTTTATGTATCTTGACATATCTTCTTCTTCTCTAGCCGTTAGTATGTTTTTTTGTTTGCTCTGCCAAGTGATTCTTATCTCTCACATCACATGATCTACATAGATATACACTTTTCTTATTATGTTTGTTAAGATATACTGCAATGTATCAATATGTAACTTCCAAAACGTTTTATTAACTTGTAATTTGATTAATGGATTATATTAAATGCTAAATGATGTTTCTCTCTACAGTCTCCAGGTTTGGAGTGTTAAATTACAACTATCAGTCCTAAATTGTAATTATGAAGAAGTATGGGGTTATTACCACTTGCTGGTTTTAAAGCTCAAAGCCCTAGAGTTAACTATAGTTCCAGGCTTCACTGTCTTTTAACGACTCTTTCTTTTCCTCCTCCGACCAAAAGCGAAAAGAAAAAAACACACGATATGGCGTCGCTTGGCCAAATCACCCTCCCGCGGGCGCCGTCGTTGGAGATTAGCCTCCTACGCCGTCGATTTGATCGACCCATCAGAACCCGAATCGGATTCAATGGCCGGATCGTGAGCGAGCAGGCGCAGGTTTCGGTGAAAGCGAGCGTGAGCCAGAAGGTGATTGAAGAGGAGGCGAGAGTCCTCGTGGGCACGTACGCGCGTGCTCCAGTGGTGCTCTCGAGTGGGAAAGGTTGTAAATTGATGGACGCGGAAGGGAAAGAGTATCTGGATTGTGCGTCTGGAATCGCTGTGAATGCTCTGGGCCATGGAGATCCTGATTGGCTCCAAGCTGTCACCGACCAAGCTGCTGTTCTTGCCCACGTCAGCAATGTCTATTACACCATTCCTCAGGTATAATCTCAGTGTCTGAAAATGATTTGGCCAAAGATTGGAACTTTAGCTGATTTGATCCTCTCTATGTGATTAAAGCCATGGCCTTTTTGATTATGGTTACTTTCAAGCTCATGTATTTCTGAAATGTATTAAAACTTGTCTGCAGATTGAATTAGCTAAACGACTTGTGGCAAGTTCATTCGCAGACCGTGTATTCTTCTGTAACTCTGGAACAGAAGCCAACGAAGCAGCCATCAAGTTTTCTAGAAAGTTCCAGAGATTCACCCATCCTCAAGACAAAGATGTCGCCACAGGCTTCATAGCCTTTACGAATAGTTTCCACGGTAGAACCTTAGGAGCTCTCGCCTTGACGAGCAAAGAACAGTACAGAACTCCTTTCGAACCCATCATGCCTGGCGTCACGTTCTTGGAGTACGGTAACGTTCAAGCCGCCACTGATCTTATCAGCTCGGGTAAAATAGCTGCAGTGTTTGTGGAGCCTATCCAAGGAGAAGGCGGGGTTTACTCTGCTACAAAAGAGTTTCTCCAGTCTCTTCGCTCAGCTTGTGATGCTTCAGGATCTCTTCTCGTCTTTGATGAGGTTCAGTGTGGTTTGGGGCGAACCGGTAACCTATGGGCGTATGAAGCATTCGGTGTAACGCCTGACATAATGACAGTTGCAAAGCCTTTAGCCGGTGGGTTACCAATTGGAGCGGTGCTTGTGACTGAAAAGGTTGCTGAGACCATCAAGTATGGAGATCATGGAAGCACGTTCGCAGGGAACCCTCTTGTGTGCAGTGCAGCCATCGCTGTTGTTGATAAAGTATCCAAACCCTCTTTCTTGGCCAGTGTCTCGGGCAAAGGTTTATACTTTAAGGAACTGTTGGTGAAGAAACTAGGAGGGAACTCGCACGTGAAGGAAGTGAGAGGAGAAGGGCTGATCATTGGAGTGGAGCTTGATGTGCCAGCGAGTCCACTGGTGGATGCTTGCCGTGATTCAGGTCTTCTGATCTTGACTGCAGGGAAAGGGAATGTCGTCAGGATTGTTCCACCGTTGATTATATCGGAAGAGGAGATCGAACGTGCCGTTGAGATTATGTTCCAAAATTTAACTGCCCTTGGTTGAAGGTTGAGCTTTGAGTACAAGAACAAACAAAATGTGTATCGACATTGATGTGTCTTTTTAAATATCTTTACTTTTCTTGATTAAGCTCAAGTGTTGTACTATTACCTGCTTGAAAAATCTACTCTTACACGGCATTAACTTCAAAGAAAAAGCTTTCAATGTGATCGAATACGTCCCGTTAATAAACATACTATCACAGACATTGTGGCTGATGAAACTGATACTTACTCTCTTTGCGTACAAACACTTATTGTTGGAAAAAAAATCTCTCTTCAAAGTTATACAAATGATTAAACAGAAGCATGAGCTTGGGAGTCCACTGACTTCAGAACCTCCTCTCCCATCTCCTTGCACCCCACCAGTTTCTGATTAAACACCATTCAAAAAGATGAACATAAGTATTGTTTACTATTTGCCTGCTCGCTTTTCAAACTATGATAGAACAGGAAACATTGTAATAAGAATGGTTCAAGAAAAGTACGGTTCCATTGGAGTAGATGTCTCGTGTTCTAAACCCTTTGTTCAGAGCACCCAACACCGCGTCTTCGATCCTCTTAGCTGCCTTTTCTTCTCCAAGCCCGTATTTCAGAAGCATTGCAGCGCTGAGAATGGTTGCCAACGGGTTTGCTTTATCCTGCAAAATTCAAAGAAAAGTTTGCTCTACATTCTTTTGGCACAGTAGTAGCTTTGATATTGGGGAAGAAAAGGTTTGTTTGTTTGAAGAATAGAGAGTTAGTACCTCTCCAGCAATATCAGGTGCAGAACCATGTATAGGTTCAAAGAGTCCAGGTCCCTGTTATATACATCACGATTTTTTTTTTGTTCAGACGTGGATCATATATACTGCTGCACACTCAAAGATGAGATTAATTCATATTATACCGAATCACTGAGACTAGCAGAGGGAAGCATGCCGATGCTTCCTGTAATCATTGAGGCTTCATCGGATAATATATCACCAAAAACATTGTTTGTGACAATTGTGTCAAACTGCATTTTAAGAAACGATCAAACCATTGTAAGGATTTACACAGTTCCCACATTAAGGCATTGAGTAGCTAAGCAAATATAAGTATACCTGTTTGGGGTCACGAACAAGCTGCATGGCAGCATTGTCGACATACATATGTGACAGCTCCACATCTGGATAGTCAGCGGCTAATGCTGTTACTCGTCTCCTCCATAAAATTGAGGACTAAATAAGAGAGAAAATTGCATTAGATGATGTGTTGTGTGTTAAGAAAATAGGAGAGGGAGGAAGCATACATCCAAGACATTAGCTTTGTCGACAGAACACAACTTGCCACGTCGCTTACGAGCAGTCTCGAAGGCAACACGAGCAATTCTATCAATCTCGTGAGCAGCATAGACCTCGGTATTAAACCCAACTTCCTCACCATTTTCATTAGTCTTAATGCCCCTTGGCTCTCCAAAGTATATACCTGTTCCCATTAGAGATCATAACACATTATAAAGATAGGGAAAGAGAAATACAAGGATTAAAGATTAGTCTCAATAAATCAAGTAATGGAAATAGACCTCCAGTAAGCTCCCTTACAACCAGTAGATCAACACCTTCAGCAACCTCTTTTTTCAAGGTCGAGGCATCAACTAACTGAAAGATATAAATTTAAGTTCCACACAGGTAACAAAACTACAGGCTACCAAGAACTCCTGATATTAAGAAGAAGAAGAAGAAGGGTAACCTGTGGAAGAACAGTAGCAGGTCTGAGATTAGCAAAGACTTTAAGAGCGGCCCGAAGTTGAAGTAAACCAGTCTCAGGCTTCAGATGTTTTTCATTCTTATCCCATTTGTACCTGAATTCACACCACCAACATTGTATTTTCCAATCAAGACATAAACAAA includes:
- the LOC106299775 gene encoding acetylornithine aminotransferase, chloroplastic/mitochondrial, whose product is MASLGQITLPRAPSLEISLLRRRFDRPIRTRIGFNGRIVSEQAQVSVKASVSQKVIEEEARVLVGTYARAPVVLSSGKGCKLMDAEGKEYLDCASGIAVNALGHGDPDWLQAVTDQAAVLAHVSNVYYTIPQIELAKRLVASSFADRVFFCNSGTEANEAAIKFSRKFQRFTHPQDKDVATGFIAFTNSFHGRTLGALALTSKEQYRTPFEPIMPGVTFLEYGNVQAATDLISSGKIAAVFVEPIQGEGGVYSATKEFLQSLRSACDASGSLLVFDEVQCGLGRTGNLWAYEAFGVTPDIMTVAKPLAGGLPIGAVLVTEKVAETIKYGDHGSTFAGNPLVCSAAIAVVDKVSKPSFLASVSGKGLYFKELLVKKLGGNSHVKEVRGEGLIIGVELDVPASPLVDACRDSGLLILTAGKGNVVRIVPPLIISEEEIERAVEIMFQNLTALG
- the LOC106299777 gene encoding 3-isopropylmalate dehydrogenase, chloroplastic-like, whose amino-acid sequence is MAAALQANIRPVKFTATLRALTKQSPAPFRVRCCAVNSAGKKRYNITLLPGDGIGPEVISIAKNVLQQAGSLEGVEFSFREMPVGGAALDLVGVPLPEDTISAAKDSDAVLLGAIGGYKWDKNEKHLKPETGLLQLRAALKVFANLRPATVLPQLVDASTLKKEVAEGVDLLVVRELTGGIYFGEPRGIKTNENGEEVGFNTEVYAAHEIDRIARVAFETARKRRGKLCSVDKANVLDSSILWRRRVTALAADYPDVELSHMYVDNAAMQLVRDPKQFDTIVTNNVFGDILSDEASMITGSIGMLPSASLSDSGPGLFEPIHGSAPDIAGEDKANPLATILSAAMLLKYGLGEEKAAKRIEDAVLGALNKGFRTRDIYSNGTKLVGCKEMGEEVLKSVDSQAHASV